In Cupriavidus taiwanensis, the following proteins share a genomic window:
- a CDS encoding PLP-dependent aminotransferase family protein yields MLTLNLTRSRRDGDTLTEQIVAGIAALVEQRALRPGTALPSVRRFAQHHHVSTFTVAEAYGRLTALGYLAARPGSGYTVAHRHAPAGHARAPQWEAPGLNAAWLLSDVFADHSVPIKAGAGWLPGDWLNEEGLHQAMRASARVPAAQLSGYGHPYGFAPLREHIAAGLGQYGIPLQAQQVVLTQGATQALDLVVRTLLRAGDTVLVESPCYCNLLQILRLAGLRVVGVPRTAAGLDTDALEDALRAHAPRALFINTVLQNPTGASLTSMNAFRVLQLAEQHRLLVVEDDIYRELAPAGSPMLAAMDGLSQVVYVNGFSKTITPSLRVGYLAASPDLAKAFARTKMAVGLTSSEVTERLVYSVLTSGHYGRHVAALSERLRAQQDRVTEKMEAHGLEVLLRPEGGMFAWARLNEAVQARWLASRRGGPLLGNRLATLALEHGIWLAPGSYFEPDETDSPWIRFNVATGDAPQLWQFFDSLAQARQAA; encoded by the coding sequence ATGCTGACCCTGAACCTGACCCGCAGCCGCCGCGACGGCGACACCCTGACCGAGCAGATCGTCGCCGGCATCGCCGCGCTGGTGGAGCAGCGCGCGCTGCGTCCCGGCACGGCGCTGCCGTCGGTGCGGCGCTTTGCCCAGCACCACCACGTCAGCACCTTTACCGTGGCCGAGGCCTACGGACGGCTGACCGCGCTCGGCTACCTCGCCGCGCGCCCTGGCTCCGGCTACACCGTGGCGCACCGCCATGCGCCGGCCGGCCATGCGCGCGCGCCGCAATGGGAAGCGCCGGGGCTGAATGCCGCATGGCTGCTGTCGGACGTGTTTGCCGACCATTCGGTGCCGATCAAGGCCGGCGCCGGCTGGCTGCCGGGCGACTGGCTCAACGAGGAGGGCCTGCACCAGGCCATGCGCGCGTCGGCCCGCGTGCCGGCGGCGCAGCTGTCGGGCTACGGTCATCCGTACGGCTTTGCGCCGCTGCGCGAGCACATTGCCGCGGGGCTGGGCCAGTACGGCATCCCGCTGCAGGCGCAGCAGGTGGTGCTGACCCAGGGCGCGACGCAGGCGCTGGACCTGGTGGTGCGCACGCTGCTGCGTGCCGGCGATACCGTGCTGGTGGAATCGCCCTGCTACTGCAACCTGCTGCAGATCCTGCGGCTGGCCGGGCTGCGCGTGGTCGGCGTGCCGCGCACGGCGGCGGGGCTGGACACCGACGCGCTGGAGGACGCGCTGCGCGCCCACGCCCCGCGCGCGCTGTTCATCAACACCGTGCTGCAGAACCCCACCGGCGCCAGCCTGACCAGCATGAACGCCTTCCGCGTGCTGCAACTGGCCGAGCAGCACCGGCTGCTGGTGGTCGAGGACGATATCTACCGCGAGCTGGCGCCGGCGGGCTCGCCGATGCTGGCGGCCATGGACGGGCTGTCGCAGGTGGTCTATGTCAACGGTTTTTCCAAGACCATCACACCGTCGCTGCGGGTCGGCTACCTGGCCGCCAGCCCGGACCTGGCCAAGGCCTTTGCGCGCACCAAGATGGCCGTCGGCCTGACCTCATCGGAGGTGACGGAGCGGCTGGTGTATTCGGTGCTGACCAGCGGCCACTATGGCCGACATGTGGCGGCATTGTCCGAACGGCTGCGTGCGCAGCAGGACCGTGTCACGGAAAAGATGGAGGCCCACGGGCTGGAGGTGCTGCTGCGCCCGGAAGGCGGGATGTTCGCGTGGGCGCGCCTGAACGAGGCGGTGCAGGCGCGGTGGCTGGCCAGTCGCCGCGGCGGTCCGCTGCTCGGCAACCGCCTTGCCACGCTGGCACTGGAGCATGGCATCTGGCTGGCGCCCGGATCGTATTTCGAGCCGGACGAAACCGACTCGCCGTGGATCCGCTTCAACGTGGCCACCGGCGACGCGCCGCAGCTGTGGCAGTTCTTTGACAGCCTGGCGCAGGCGCGGCAGGCGGCTTGA
- a CDS encoding aspartate aminotransferase family protein, which produces MDAAKTVIPDLDALWMPFTANRQYKAAPRLLASASGMYYTTHDGRRILDGCAGLWCVAAGHCRKEIAEAVARQAATLDYAPPFQMGHPLSFEAATKVAAIMPQGLDRIFFTNSGSEAVDTALKIALAYHRARGEGQRTRFIGRERGYHGVGFGGMAVGGIGPNRKAFSANLMPGTDHLPATFNLAEAAFSKGQPQWGAHLADDLERILALHDPANVAAVIVEPLAGSAGVLVPPVGYLEKLREITSRHGILLIFDEVITAFGRLGAATAAERFNVTPDLITMAKAINNAAVPMGAVAVRREVHDAVVNSAAPGTIELLHGYTYSGHPVAAAAAIATLDLYQRENLFGRAAELAPVFEAAAHGVRGAPHVKDIRNYGLVAGIELESRPGQPGARAYEAFLKCLELGVLVRYTGDILAFSPPLIISEAQIGEMFDTVKQALQDIK; this is translated from the coding sequence ATGGACGCCGCCAAGACCGTGATTCCCGATCTCGATGCGCTGTGGATGCCCTTCACCGCCAACCGCCAGTACAAGGCGGCGCCGCGCCTGCTGGCGTCGGCCAGCGGCATGTACTACACCACCCACGACGGCCGCCGGATCCTGGACGGTTGCGCCGGCCTGTGGTGCGTCGCGGCCGGCCATTGCCGCAAGGAGATCGCCGAGGCGGTGGCACGCCAGGCGGCCACGCTGGACTATGCGCCGCCGTTCCAGATGGGCCATCCGCTGTCGTTCGAGGCCGCCACCAAGGTGGCGGCGATCATGCCGCAGGGGCTGGACCGCATCTTCTTCACCAACTCGGGCTCGGAGGCGGTCGACACCGCGCTGAAGATCGCCCTGGCCTATCACCGCGCGCGTGGCGAAGGCCAGCGCACGCGCTTTATCGGCCGCGAGCGCGGCTACCACGGCGTCGGCTTCGGCGGCATGGCAGTGGGCGGCATCGGGCCGAACCGCAAGGCCTTCTCGGCCAACCTGATGCCGGGCACCGACCACCTGCCGGCCACCTTCAACCTGGCCGAGGCCGCCTTTTCCAAGGGCCAGCCGCAATGGGGCGCGCATCTGGCCGACGACCTCGAGCGCATCCTGGCGCTGCATGACCCGGCCAACGTCGCCGCGGTGATCGTCGAACCGCTGGCGGGCTCCGCCGGCGTGCTGGTGCCGCCGGTCGGCTACCTGGAAAAGCTGCGCGAGATCACCAGCCGCCACGGCATCCTGCTGATCTTCGACGAGGTCATCACCGCCTTCGGCCGTCTCGGCGCGGCCACCGCGGCCGAGCGCTTCAACGTGACGCCGGACCTGATCACCATGGCCAAGGCGATCAACAACGCCGCGGTGCCGATGGGCGCCGTCGCCGTGCGCCGCGAGGTGCATGACGCGGTGGTCAACTCGGCCGCGCCGGGCACGATCGAGCTGCTGCACGGCTACACCTATTCCGGCCACCCGGTGGCCGCGGCGGCGGCGATCGCCACGCTGGACCTGTACCAGCGCGAAAACCTGTTCGGCCGCGCCGCCGAGCTGGCGCCGGTATTCGAGGCCGCGGCGCACGGCGTGCGCGGTGCCCCGCACGTGAAGGACATCCGCAACTACGGGCTGGTGGCCGGCATCGAGCTGGAGTCGCGTCCGGGCCAGCCGGGCGCGCGCGCCTACGAGGCCTTCCTCAAGTGCCTGGAGCTGGGCGTGCTGGTGCGCTACACCGGCGACATCCTGGCGTTCTCGCCGCCGCTGATCATCTCGGAAGCGCAGATCGGCGAGATGTTCGATACCGTGAAGCAGGCGCTGCAGGACATCAAGTAA